Part of the Catalinimonas alkaloidigena genome is shown below.
ATTACAGATACCGGAAGCGGCCCAGGACGTAGGTGGTTTAGCTCCCAACCCAAGATAATTTACAGGCATGAAAAGTATACAATATAAAGCGCTGATATTCTTGATGATGGTACTCGCTTCGGCTTGCTATCAGGAAGATCCGGTTGAGAAAGAAATCACCCAGGCAGAAGCCTCAACCGATCCCTTAGATCAGTTGATTCAGACCCGTTTTTTGGATGAGTATGGCGTTGCGGTTCGTTATCGCTATGTAGACCGCTATGTAGACCCTACCAAAAGGGTTACACCTCCGCGCAAGGAGTTGGTAGAACCGGTGCTGGACTTTCTTACCCGATTCTGGATTGAGCCTTATATTCAGGTAGAAAATGGGGAAGAATTTTTTAAGAACCATGTGCCTGCCGAGGTTATCCTGATAGGCTCTTTCATTTTTAATGATGATGGCACTGTGACATTGGGCACGGCAGATTCAGGAGCAAGGATCACTTTGACAGAAATTAATAATATTGATGAAGAAGATCCGGACTGGATTTTCCGGCAGTTAGGAACCATTTATCATGAGTTCGCCCACATCATTCACCAACGCTACAATCTTCCGGCAAATTTTCAGCAGATATCACCCCAGGGCTATACTTCACCCGGTTCCTGGTTTAACCTTACTGAAGATGAAGCCTTAAGACGTGGGTTTGTATCACCTTATGGAACCAGTTCGTTTAATGAAGATTATGCCGAAATAGTAGCTCATATTCTGTTTGAGCCTGACTTTTACGAACTTTATATCAACGAAGAAGAAGATTGTAGCGATATAGCATGTGTAGAGAGAAATGAAGGGAAAGCGTTGATTCGCAGTAAATACAATATGATTATAGATCATTATGAGCAGAGTACCGGGGTTGATCTTTTGGAGGTTAGGGAAATTATTCAAGCTAGACTTTAATATGAGGAGAATTTTATTGGCGATAGGCCTTACTAGCCTGCTGATGGCTTGTCAGAATGATGATAATGTATTTGATGAAAGTGCGGACGAGCGTGCTTCCATGGCAATTACAAATTTGAAATCTCAGCTGACCGCACCTGCCGAGGGTTGGCTGTTGCGTTACAGACCGGAGAATGAATCCGGAAGCTATTATGTGTTGCTAAATTTTGATGAAGAAAATAATGTGCGTATCAGGACGGATTTCGGTATTAATGATGGAGAGTTTTACGACCAGACCATTACCTACAGGATTGATAATTCACTCGGGCTTGAACTAATCTTTGAAAATTATTCATTCTTCAGTTTTCTCTTTGAACTTGACAATGCCTCTTTTCTGGCAGAGTATGAGTTCAATTATGTAAACGAAACCCCGGATGGAGCATTGGTTTTCAGAAGTAAGACAGACCCCTCATCTCCTACAACTTTGGTTTTTGAACCCGCCACCGGGAATGAAGAAGCTAATTTATTGGGCAAAGAATTATCCAATAACTTAAACATGCTTTCAGAAAATGCCTTAGCCAGATTTGCTACTTCTTACCGCCTCAGCTATTCTAACCGCGATATCGTAATCTATCTATCTTTTGAGAGCTTCCTGCGTACCATCAACTTTACTTTTGTATCCCCTGATGGTTCTGAGGAAGGGCAGGAGCTTGACTTTGCTACCTCTTATACAGTGGAGAATGATAAAATTATCTTGGACGAAGCTTTCTCAGGCAACTTCTTCGGACAGGAAATATCTATTCCCAGTATCAGTTTTGGTGAACTTAGCGATGTGGATTTGACAGTTTGCGGAGAAACTACTGAAATCAATGAATATAGCGCCTCTATCAATTCAGCACCTGCAGTTTTGGAAAATGCAATCTTCGACCCCAACGGAGCGAATTTGTTTGAAAAAGCTGAGTTTTTCTTTAGCGTTAATCAGAACATATTTGATGAGAGCGGCTCACTAGGGGCACAAATTGAAGAAGATGTTGAAGGGTCTCTGGCGATGATTTTATACTATGACCAAACACCATCTGACCCTTTTTACGCTTTAGGTTTTTTTATTGTAAATGAAAGTGGTACAGTAACTCGTGCGCTGAGAGAGTTTACGCCTACACTTGATGGCAATCAATTAAAACTGGAGTATGCAGATGATTTTACGGTATTACAAGACACTACTGGTACCTTCAATGAAGCGAATGTAGACAAATACCTGAATTGGTTCAATGAAGGTGAAGGTGTACGTATTTACAAAGTAGATGATAATGTTTACGAGCTTTATAATACCTGTAATGACATGAGTTTTGTCTTCCTGTATAACCAATAATTCTTTAAGGTAAATGTAACTGCTGAATACAAACAGCGGCAGGTATATGAGCTTCGTTCCCCCTTGGGCTTAGTTTTCCGGTATTTGCATCTCGCTCAAAAACCACCACATTATCATTGTCACGGTTAGCTACGAAAACAAATTCCCCCTGGCTATCCATACAAAAATTTCTGGGGTGTGCTCCCCCTGAACTTTCATGGCCTACATAAGATAATTTACCTGTGTCAGCATCAATCCCATAAATCGCAATACTGTCATGCCCCCGGTTTGAAGCATAAACAAATTTACCATCAGGAGAAACATGGATATCGGCGGTAGTATTTTGAACCTCAGTGCCTTCCGGCAAAGTAGGTACCCGGTCTGTTGCTTTTAGGGCGCCGGTTTTTTGATCCACTGTATAAGCCGCGATAGTAGAAGATAATTCTTCCATAGAAAACGCCAGTTTACCATTAGGATGAATTGTAAAGTGCCTCGGCCCGGCACCAGGCGTACTGGCAGCGTAGGGAGTTTTAGCAGGACTGAGCTTACCCGTTTTACGATCAGGCTGATAGATCATGATTTTGTCCATGCCCAGGTCAGAAACATAAAGCCAGTCCCCATTTTCTGAAGGAATAGCAGAATGCGTATGCGGCTCCTGCTGACGATTAGGGTTTACGCTGCTTCCCTCGTACTGAACCATATCGGTGGCCATTCCCAGGCTTCCGTCAGGGTTTATCGGGTAGACCGAAATGTTTCCTCCACCGTAATTGGAGACATACGCCAGTTTACCCATGGGGTCAATGCTTACATGACAAGGTCCTGCTCCGTGCGACGATTGTTCGTTTAGTTTGCTTAGCTCTCCACTCTCACTATTGATACGAAAAGCAGTGACCGTTCCGCTTTTATCATCTTCATTCATGCCCTCCCGATACACTGCGTAAAGAAATTTACCGTTAGGATGGATTGCCAGAAACGAGGGACTTTGTTTATCTGAAACAGTCTGTAATTCGTTGAACTGGGCAGTAGCTCTGTCAAATTCCAGTACGTAAATACCTTTGCTACCGCGATCAGAATAGGTGCCCACATAAAACAACTCCTTGTCAGAAGACTGGGAATTTGCGCTAAAGTGCA
Proteins encoded:
- a CDS encoding substrate import-associated zinc metallohydrolase lipoprotein, with protein sequence MKSIQYKALIFLMMVLASACYQEDPVEKEITQAEASTDPLDQLIQTRFLDEYGVAVRYRYVDRYVDPTKRVTPPRKELVEPVLDFLTRFWIEPYIQVENGEEFFKNHVPAEVILIGSFIFNDDGTVTLGTADSGARITLTEINNIDEEDPDWIFRQLGTIYHEFAHIIHQRYNLPANFQQISPQGYTSPGSWFNLTEDEALRRGFVSPYGTSSFNEDYAEIVAHILFEPDFYELYINEEEDCSDIACVERNEGKALIRSKYNMIIDHYEQSTGVDLLEVREIIQARL
- a CDS encoding lactonase family protein, with product MKITFFLITCTLLTLHFSANSQSSDKELFYVGTYSDRGSKGIYVLEFDRATAQFNELQTVSDKQSPSFLAIHPNGKFLYAVYREGMNEDDKSGTVTAFRINSESGELSKLNEQSSHGAGPCHVSIDPMGKLAYVSNYGGGNISVYPINPDGSLGMATDMVQYEGSSVNPNRQQEPHTHSAIPSENGDWLYVSDLGMDKIMIYQPDRKTGKLSPAKTPYAASTPGAGPRHFTIHPNGKLAFSMEELSSTIAAYTVDQKTGALKATDRVPTLPEGTEVQNTTADIHVSPDGKFVYASNRGHDSIAIYGIDADTGKLSYVGHESSGGAHPRNFCMDSQGEFVFVANRDNDNVVVFERDANTGKLSPRGNEAHIPAAVCIQQLHLP
- a CDS encoding DUF4302 domain-containing protein: MRRILLAIGLTSLLMACQNDDNVFDESADERASMAITNLKSQLTAPAEGWLLRYRPENESGSYYVLLNFDEENNVRIRTDFGINDGEFYDQTITYRIDNSLGLELIFENYSFFSFLFELDNASFLAEYEFNYVNETPDGALVFRSKTDPSSPTTLVFEPATGNEEANLLGKELSNNLNMLSENALARFATSYRLSYSNRDIVIYLSFESFLRTINFTFVSPDGSEEGQELDFATSYTVENDKIILDEAFSGNFFGQEISIPSISFGELSDVDLTVCGETTEINEYSASINSAPAVLENAIFDPNGANLFEKAEFFFSVNQNIFDESGSLGAQIEEDVEGSLAMILYYDQTPSDPFYALGFFIVNESGTVTRALREFTPTLDGNQLKLEYADDFTVLQDTTGTFNEANVDKYLNWFNEGEGVRIYKVDDNVYELYNTCNDMSFVFLYNQ